A window from Brachyhypopomus gauderio isolate BG-103 chromosome 6, BGAUD_0.2, whole genome shotgun sequence encodes these proteins:
- the LOC143516183 gene encoding olfactory receptor 51E1-like codes for MDYFTNVTYLTLEGHVELEKYRYVYFIITLAVFVFIILFNIVVIYVIFTNKRLHEPMYIFIAALLFNSLFVSIAFYPKLLSDLLSEQQVISYHACMLQAFCIYTYALSEFTLLSAMAFDRYVSICKPLQYATLVKMSTVKKVLFLCWFLPSCEHGISIILTYQLHLCKFKLNRIYCNNYSIVKLSCGDISANNIYGLFALSVAVFPPVIFIVFSYIRILAVCLKNSKDFRGKALQTCLPHLLIFISFSVTSCFEVINSRLEANIPQIILMILSVEIVVVPPLINPIIYGLKLQEIFMRIKKIRFGKTKPMLF; via the coding sequence ATGGATTACTTTACTAATGTTACATACTTAACTCTGGAGGGTCATGTAGAATTGGAGAAGTACAGATATGTTTACTTTATAATTACCCTTGCAGTTTTTGTATTCATAATTCTCTTTAATATTGTtgttatatatgttatattCACAAACAAAAGACTCCATGAGCCAATGTATATATTCATTGCTGCTTTGCTTTTCAATTCTCTTTTTGTATCAATAGCTTTTTATCCTAAACTACTTAGTGATTTACTCTCTGAACAACAAGTGATTTCTTACCATGCCTGTATGTTGCAGGCTTTTTGCATTTATACATATGCTCTGTCAGAGTTTACACTGTTATCTGCTATGGCTTTTGACAGATACGTGTCCATATGTAAACCTTTACAGTATGCAACTCTTGTAAAAATGTCCACTGTCAAAaaggttttatttttatgttggTTTTTGCCTTCCTGTGAACATGGTATATCAATAATTCTAACATACCAACTTCATCTGTGCAAATTCAAATTGAACAGAATATACTGTAATAATTATTCAATAGTTAAATTAAGTTGTGGTGACATATCTGCTAACAATATATATGGGCTGTTTGCTTTAAGTGTTGCTGTATTTCCACCAGTCATCTTTATAGTGTTCTCTTATATAAGAATACTTGCTGTCTGTTTGAAGAATTCCAAAGATTTCAGAGGAAAAGCTCTACAGACCTGCTTACCACATCTTTTAATTTTTATCAGTTTCAGTGTCACATCATGTTTTGAAGTTATCAATAGCAGATTAGAAGCAAACATACCACAGATTATACTTATGATACTTTCAGTTGAAATTGTAGTTGTTCCTCCTCTAATAAATCCTATTATATATGGATTGAAACTGCAGGAGATTTTTATGAGGATTAAGAAAATACGTTTTGGGAAAACAAAACCCATGTTATTTTAG